One Candidatus Neomarinimicrobiota bacterium genomic window carries:
- a CDS encoding DUF4954 family protein: MSKQNFFHLTPEAINILKKNGCWSRHWEKVKVSRGFDPTRIAGTIFRGKVRIGSLDGHFIPRDGIRRYAGIFDANLHNVTIGDNCHISNINGWLSNLVLEKNVLIEDVGSIVCQGETAFGNGHSIEVLNEGGGRKLKITEMTSAQTAYLSTLYRHDPDLIKALDDIADKYADSVRSEWATIGEGVKIFHCQNFVNVNIGPGAILRGVQNLKEGTVASALDASTFIGDGVIAKDFIIQKGAHVTDGAILNGTLIGEGTKIGKQFSAENSVLFSNSEGFHSEVCSIFGGPYSVTHHRSTLLIAGMFSFFNAGSGTNQSNHMYKLGPLHQGILERGCKTGSSSYLLWPSRVGAFSAIMGKHYANFDSSDFPFSYVNEDDGKSTLVPGMNFFTVGTMRDGLKWPTRDSRTNTDKLDQLIFNVLSPYTAQKMIKGQGILLDLYAEAERGQEYVNHQGILIKRLLLKTCSRYYRMALEKYFGDVLTARLQEKPLSKLSKLITPPDTATNGDALWIDISGLLCAKPRMDSLLDTLKTGTTADSDSLLQQFESIHACYADDEWSWVLQALPTVYGFESSELTVDDLKTVLEKWKISSNKLLNMVEMDASKEFEGNVRTGFGIDGFQDEDFEAVRGSFEANSFKQQLDDMRQKIEDDLEQSLVILNKL, translated from the coding sequence ATGAGTAAGCAGAATTTTTTTCACCTAACCCCTGAAGCCATTAATATCCTGAAAAAAAACGGCTGTTGGTCAAGACACTGGGAAAAGGTGAAGGTCTCCAGGGGTTTTGACCCAACCCGGATCGCCGGAACCATCTTTCGTGGTAAAGTTCGGATCGGATCGCTGGATGGTCACTTCATCCCCAGGGATGGCATTCGCCGCTACGCCGGTATTTTTGATGCCAACCTCCATAATGTCACCATTGGTGATAACTGCCACATCTCAAATATCAACGGCTGGCTTTCCAACTTAGTCCTTGAAAAGAATGTCCTGATAGAGGATGTAGGGTCCATTGTCTGCCAGGGTGAAACTGCTTTTGGAAATGGTCACAGCATTGAGGTTCTGAATGAAGGCGGCGGTCGGAAATTAAAGATCACTGAGATGACCAGCGCCCAAACTGCATATCTCTCGACCTTGTACCGGCATGATCCTGACCTGATCAAAGCCCTGGATGACATTGCTGACAAGTATGCTGACAGTGTTCGCTCCGAGTGGGCTACCATTGGTGAGGGAGTCAAGATATTTCATTGTCAGAATTTCGTGAATGTAAATATCGGCCCAGGCGCCATTTTGCGTGGTGTTCAGAATCTGAAGGAAGGAACTGTTGCCTCTGCCCTGGATGCTTCCACTTTTATTGGTGATGGGGTCATTGCCAAAGATTTCATTATTCAAAAGGGCGCTCATGTTACGGATGGAGCCATTTTAAATGGTACCCTTATTGGGGAAGGAACCAAGATCGGGAAACAATTCTCGGCTGAGAACTCTGTTCTATTCTCCAATTCTGAGGGTTTTCATTCTGAGGTCTGCTCTATTTTTGGGGGACCCTATTCCGTCACCCATCATCGATCCACCTTGCTCATTGCCGGTATGTTCTCCTTTTTCAATGCCGGGAGCGGGACCAATCAATCCAACCACATGTATAAACTGGGACCACTGCATCAGGGCATCCTGGAACGGGGGTGCAAAACGGGATCGTCATCTTATCTGCTTTGGCCTTCCAGAGTGGGTGCTTTTTCAGCCATCATGGGGAAACATTATGCCAATTTTGACTCCTCGGATTTCCCCTTCTCCTATGTAAACGAAGATGATGGTAAATCAACATTGGTTCCCGGTATGAACTTCTTTACTGTCGGTACTATGCGGGATGGTCTTAAATGGCCCACACGAGATAGTCGTACAAATACAGATAAACTGGATCAACTGATCTTCAATGTTCTATCTCCCTATACTGCCCAAAAAATGATCAAAGGTCAGGGTATCCTGCTGGATCTTTATGCTGAAGCAGAAAGAGGTCAGGAATATGTGAATCATCAGGGAATCCTAATCAAAAGACTGTTGCTTAAAACCTGTAGCCGTTATTACCGCATGGCTCTGGAAAAATATTTTGGTGACGTGCTAACCGCCAGGCTGCAAGAGAAACCTCTTTCTAAACTGAGTAAATTGATCACGCCTCCTGACACAGCCACTAACGGCGACGCTCTCTGGATTGACATCTCTGGTCTACTTTGCGCCAAACCTCGCATGGACAGCTTGCTGGATACCTTAAAGACCGGCACAACTGCAGACAGTGACTCTCTGCTGCAACAATTTGAATCGATCCATGCCTGCTATGCTGATGATGAATGGAGCTGGGTGCTTCAGGCTTTACCAACAGTCTATGGCTTTGAATCATCTGAACTCACCGTCGATGATCTAAAAACGGTGCTGGAAAAATGGAAGATATCTTCAAACAAGTTGCTGAATATGGTTGAAATGGATGCCTCCAAGGAATTTGAAGGCAACGTTCGCACTGGATTTGGTATTGATGGTTTTCAAGATGAGGATTTTGAGGCTGTCAGGGGTTCTTTTGAGGCCAACTCTTTTAAACAACAATTGGATGACATGCGCCAAAAGATCGAGGATGATCTGGAGCAGAGTCTTGTCATCCTGAATAAACTTTAA
- the nagB gene encoding glucosamine-6-phosphate deaminase, with protein sequence MRLIIQTDYDRLSKWTANYIAKSINDFGPTKEKPYVLGLPTGSSPVGTYKEIVTLVQAGKVSFEHVITFNMDEYVSIREGHPESYHSFMRQNLFNHIGIPEENINILDGNAKDLQAECDSFEKKIKAVGGIKLFLGGIGPDGHIAFNEPGSSLHSRTRIKTLTYDTRIANSRFFGNDIESVPRLALTVGVGTVTDSEEVVLIVNGHSKARALYKMIEEGVNHMWTSSALQLHPKSMVVCDEDATYELKHGTYNYFRDIEQDNLEPFEV encoded by the coding sequence ATGAGACTTATTATTCAAACCGATTATGATCGTTTAAGCAAGTGGACTGCTAATTACATAGCCAAAAGCATTAATGATTTTGGACCCACAAAAGAAAAACCATATGTCCTTGGATTACCTACTGGCTCCTCACCTGTCGGTACCTATAAGGAGATCGTGACCCTGGTACAAGCCGGTAAGGTTTCTTTTGAACATGTGATTACCTTTAATATGGATGAATATGTAAGCATTCGTGAGGGTCACCCGGAAAGCTACCACTCATTTATGCGCCAGAACTTGTTCAACCACATCGGGATACCAGAAGAGAACATCAATATCCTTGATGGAAATGCCAAAGATCTGCAGGCCGAGTGTGATTCCTTCGAAAAAAAGATAAAAGCCGTGGGAGGCATCAAGCTTTTCCTAGGGGGTATTGGACCTGACGGTCACATCGCATTTAATGAACCGGGATCTTCTTTGCATTCACGAACTCGTATAAAAACATTGACTTATGATACACGTATCGCAAATTCCCGTTTTTTCGGGAACGACATTGAATCCGTTCCGAGGCTAGCTTTGACCGTGGGTGTTGGTACTGTGACTGATTCAGAAGAGGTTGTGTTGATCGTCAATGGGCATTCAAAAGCCCGGGCACTATACAAGATGATCGAAGAGGGTGTCAACCACATGTGGACCTCTTCAGCCCTGCAATTACATCCCAAATCTATGGTTGTTTGTGATGAAGATGCCACCTACGAGCTGAAACATGGAACCTATAATTATTTCAGAGATATTGAGCAGGACAATCTGGAGCCCTTTGAAGTATAA
- the acpP gene encoding acyl carrier protein produces the protein MSTLDRIKNVCVELLKIEAGRVQENSRFVEDLGADSMQSIELVASFEEEFDIEMDEDAALGVKTVGDAVRFIDKVMAEG, from the coding sequence ATGTCAACCTTAGATCGAATCAAAAATGTCTGCGTTGAATTATTAAAGATAGAAGCCGGCAGGGTTCAGGAAAACTCCCGTTTTGTGGAAGATCTGGGCGCTGATTCCATGCAATCCATTGAGCTTGTGGCTTCTTTTGAAGAAGAGTTCGACATTGAGATGGATGAAGATGCTGCCCTGGGCGTGAAAACAGTGGGTGACGCTGTACGTTTTATTGATAAGGTAATGGCAGAGGGCTAA
- a CDS encoding GntR family transcriptional regulator, protein MNQPELLHGSHIDKSSFIPLYIQVRDILKDLINTRKLQSGDQLPSENELSATFNISRMTVRQAIQELLREGFITIRRGEGTFVSSVPHTQMLLKLEGFSSEMAKLGYRNHSRVLDIQKIASFDSFEMAYSGLQKPPGEPLIQIRRVRYVEDTPFALETSYLSYRIGEGLLDPRMDDDMSIYNYIEQELHIRLSRADHVIQPDLADEEVAHHLDINVGRPILKLHGTTFSMTNKPIEYLEGIYRGDKYELKVVITK, encoded by the coding sequence ATGAACCAGCCTGAACTACTCCACGGATCTCATATTGATAAGAGCAGCTTCATACCGCTCTATATACAGGTTCGGGATATCCTGAAAGATTTGATCAACACAAGGAAACTGCAGTCAGGCGATCAACTTCCCAGCGAAAATGAACTTTCAGCGACTTTCAATATCAGTCGCATGACCGTAAGACAGGCCATCCAGGAACTCCTTCGGGAAGGATTCATTACTATTCGGCGCGGCGAGGGTACTTTTGTAAGCTCGGTTCCCCATACTCAGATGCTGCTCAAGCTGGAAGGCTTTTCATCTGAAATGGCCAAGCTGGGCTATCGTAATCACTCCAGGGTTTTGGATATCCAAAAAATTGCTTCTTTTGATTCATTTGAGATGGCTTATTCCGGCTTGCAAAAACCTCCTGGAGAACCCCTGATCCAGATTCGTCGTGTGCGGTATGTGGAAGATACTCCCTTTGCCCTGGAAACCTCATACCTCTCATATCGCATTGGCGAAGGGCTGCTGGATCCCCGTATGGATGATGACATGTCCATTTACAACTACATTGAACAGGAACTCCACATCCGTTTATCCAGAGCGGATCATGTGATCCAACCCGACCTGGCTGATGAAGAAGTTGCCCATCATCTGGATATCAACGTCGGTCGCCCCATCTTGAAACTGCATGGCACGACCTTTTCCATGACCAACAAACCCATCGAATATTTAGAAGGTATTTATCGGGGCGATAAGTATGAGCTTAAAGTCGTAATTACCAAATAG
- a CDS encoding NifB/NifX family molybdenum-iron cluster-binding protein gives MKIAIAVESAELKVAKRMGHAPWFAIFEIIDEQFTLLKLASNEHAKDHEHEHYHEENNETEIENHQRYLAPLKGVDAMLSRAVGANMKEALARENIPVYRFPLSAGKTAPELIKFLIQNRDGLEDFKI, from the coding sequence AGTTGAAGGTGGCTAAAAGAATGGGTCACGCCCCCTGGTTTGCTATTTTTGAAATTATTGATGAGCAGTTCACGCTGCTAAAGCTAGCTTCAAACGAACATGCCAAAGACCATGAGCATGAGCACTATCACGAAGAGAACAATGAAACGGAGATTGAAAATCATCAACGTTACCTGGCACCCTTGAAAGGAGTCGATGCGATGTTGTCTCGTGCAGTTGGAGCTAACATGAAAGAGGCTCTGGCAAGAGAAAACATTCCGGTCTATCGGTTTCCTCTCAGCGCGGGAAAAACAGCACCTGAGCTCATAAAATTTTTGATACAGAACCGTGATGGATTAGAGGATTTTAAAATATGA